In the Desulfobulbaceae bacterium genome, TAACTCTCTTCAGAAAGAACCCGAGTGGACACTAGATATTTCAGGAAATGATATCGATCTCGCCTCTGTTCGGACACGGATTTTATCGTTATGGCCTGAAAATGAAACCGCCACCACAACCTGCTCAGTTGTTAGAGGTGGTTTTGCCAAAACTGCCCGTTATATTTTCAAAGGACCGACCACAGACTTTGAATATCTTGATAAAATGAAAATTTGGGCTGAAGCTGTTGATGTTCCACTTTACATTTCGGATATTGGTCTTGCCATTGATCGTGCCAGCGGACCAATCAGTATTATCAATGGCTACCTTGCCGGAAAAAACCTGATGGCCGACATTGGCTCCACCCACGGCAAAAAGGCCTCTTTATGGCTTGATCTTATTGAACAAGATGATGCCTTTTATCTCGATATTAATCTGGACGCTGATCTTCAGGATCTCCAGGATGTGCTTGGAATAATCATTGAAGATGACGCCTTTCAGAACGAACTCTGTCAATTTTCCGAAATTTCCGGCAGAGCAAAAGGCAACCTTACCCTTGGCAACACACTCGGTAATGTCGAAACAACTGTTCAGATATCGTATCTGTCTGCTGCCGGATTTTACGACAGACTGCCGTGGCCTTTTAAACTCGATGGCCGAAAGCTTGATATTTTACCCGACAAAGTTGTATGGGATGATTTTCAAGCGCAAGTTGGCGGGCAGACAATCAAAAAAACCTCCGGTTCAGTTGAGTGGGCAAATGAGATCAGTATACAAGTTACTGAACTTGATGCCACTGCTAACCTCGAGACTCTTTTCGATCAGTCATTCCTTCAGGTGAACACCGGCAAAGCCTATCTTAAAAACGCCCTTCACGAAGTCATCACAGCAATTACTGGAGTGGCTGATTTTTCCAACACACAGTTTTCGGGGCCAGCTCTCTACCCTGAAAAATGGAAATTTGAGACTGCATTCGTACTAAACAACACAACAATTCATAGTCCGTACCTGCCTCCCGCTATTGTCAGTGAAATAGTTCAGGGAACTTTATCATCAAAGCAGGTTCGCTTTTCAGGAATTTTCAACTCTTTCGACCAGAATTTATTTATGTCCGGCACCTATAGCCACACCTTGCTTGACAACTGGCATGGCCGTATTGATCTGAATGGCATCGTTAAACCTAAACTTGGACAATGGCTGCGATCTACAGGCTGGATTCCGGATGAATTCTTTCCACGGCTACCGCTGACTTTAAATAATTTTCAAATAGCCAACACGGCGCCGTCTTTTGATTCGTTTCATCTTAATGGTGAGATAATCGCCCAGATCAATCAATCCGATACCAAATCAATGCTGATCGATATCAGTAAACAAAAAAATATATCCCTGAGCAGTTTGAATTTTAACGATGGTGTTATGCAGGGCAAAATCACCTACCTGGATCAATCGAAAAGCGGTCGATCACTGCTGACCTGGCAGGGCGGCATTACTATGAAAACCTTAGACTCATTTTTTGAGAAGAATATATTTAAAGAGGGTCAGATCAACGGTGTCTTCAGTCAACTATCCACTAAAAAACCAACTAAGGATACGACCTATGCCGGATACCTTGAGATCAATGATCTCTCCTGGAACTACCTACCCGACACCCCTCCCCTTATTGCCAGAAACATTCGGCTTAACGGAGAAGGAAACACCATACAGTTAAAACAGTTCACTTCAGAAATTGAGGGTGACACCCTCGATGCAAAAGGCCAAATAACCCATTCAACAGATAAATTTCTTCTCGATATCTCCCTTCATTCAGAAAATCTGACTTTCAATAAGATTAAAACCGCCTTTGATCTTCACAAAGAATTTATTAAAAAGAATCTGCAACCCACAAATTCGAATGGTCTGTTATCTCAGGAAGAACATACCGACTTTATTGATCAGCTCTCAGGCAAACTCGATTTTGACTTTTTTCGGCTGAACTATATCAAACAACCTGCTGACACAGAGAGCTTACCAAGCCAACCACCACATGTTTACACCTGGAAAAATCCCTATGGCACGATTTCATTTGATTCCGGCGACATAAAACTGCAATTTTTCCCAAGTGATCTATGCGGCATGAAAATGTCTGCCACCTATTATAATGGCGATAACGAATCGAAAAGTTTTTTTGATTTTATCTCGGGCACTGATGAGATTAACTTCGAGGAGTTTCTGCCCTGCATGGGGCAACAAAAAAGTATCATAAAAGGCCCTTTCAAAATAAAAGGGCACATAGAAGGTTTTCCCGGCAACTGGAACACTGGCGACCTGTCATTAACGTCAGAGGGCGGCATTATTAAAAAAATGAATATTCTCTCCAATATTTTCAGCGTTATTAATTTCACTGAACTTTTTGCCTGGGGTGAGCCACCCGATATCGACGGCAAGGGCCTTATGTATAGCGACCTGGTCTTAAAATCATATATTGACAAGAATACGCTGGTACTTGAACGTGCCGTTTTAAAAGGAAAAGGCGTAAATCTAACTGGTCGTGGTTCAATTGACCTGGCCGACAACGAATTCAATACTGATCTGACTTTTTTTGTTGCGCCTTTCAAGATGATAGACAACGTTATTACCAACGTTCCTTTGGTCGGCAAGGCAATTGGCGGTGAGAAAGAATCTATTTTCACCTTTCCAGTCGGTGTTTCAGGCCCTCTTGCTAATCCTGAGACCACAGCACTTCAGCCCAGTGCTGTCGGAAGTGCGGCAGTTGAATTCATACTTGACACCTTAACGCTGCCTTTTAGAATATTTATTCCTGATCTCACAAAAAACAAAAGACCAATTCCCATCGATGCCGAACCGATTAACGAATAACAACCGTTAATTTGACACAGAGCAGTTCTTTGAGTACTCCCATAAAAGTATCTTATTGCACAATTGTTACACCTGATAGAACCGGAACAAAGATTTACAGCAGCTCCATTGCCTGACCATATACTGGCATTAATAATTATTGCGTTATGCCAAAATATCGTTTATGTTCGTACTTTATAAACTTTAACAATGAGCCGTAAATGCCGAACAAGAGAATACTTGCCATAGATGACGAACCATCAATTATCTATTCAATAAAGAAAGCATTAAGCTTACTGCCCTACGAGTTGCACTCTGCCTCAAACGGATTTGAAGCAATTAACATGCTCAAGCATCTGGTTCCGGATCTGATTCTTCTAGACCTGTCAATGCCTCAAATGAACGGCATTGAGTTTCTTAAAGCCATCAATCTTAAACCTGATGACCCTTACGCTGTGATAATTTTAACTGGTCATGGTAATGATGATGAGATGCGGCAGTGTTATGAACTAGGCGCCCATTTTTTCTTTCGGAAACCTTTTGGCATCACAGATCTGACCTGCCTGGTAGAACGTTGCACAAGGTTTAAGGATCTTGAACGTGAATCCATTAATTATCGGCACTATCTTGAGGAATCAGTTGAAAACCAAAACTCTTATATCAGCAAGCTGTCATTAGCTCTTGATAGTAGTTCAACCTCCATCATCATGACCAATGACGAGTTCAAAGTGACTTATATTAACAGATCGTATTCGACTAAATCAGGATTCAGCCTTCATGATATACAAGGAGAAGACATCTCGAGGCTATTTGCCTCTGAAAACCGTCCGCAATTTGCAGATATCAAGCAGCAGCTTCTCTCTGGCAATGCCTGGAAGGGTGAACTGCAATCGCTTAGTACCAACGGCCGCACGTTTTGGGTTGCCCTATCCATCAGCCCTATAAAAGATCCTGTCAGCAAAATCACAAATTTTATTCTTATCCAAGATGACATTTCCGTCTTGAAGGAAGTAGAAATCGAAAAGAAACTCTTAGCTCAATTAGCAGAACAACATCGTCAGGACAAACTTAATTTCAGTAACAATATGAGCCATGAGTTTTTAACTCCGATTCACATTATCAGCACGACAGCTACCGTACTTGAGTTAAAAATCACAGACAAATCACTACACAAGTATGTTGACTATATTCACAAAGCTGTCGATGATCTTACCTCAAGCACCATTCGAATTCTTGACCTGAAACGCCTCAACTCTCAGATGCTTCGACCGAACCTCTCTGAAGTTTCTTTGAAGAGCCTGTTTAACCATATTACCCATTCACAGATGCCGAAAGCTGCCGCAAAAAACTTGCAACTTAGTTACACTCTCGAAGAGAACACTCCAGAACAGTTCATCACCGATGAGATATTTCTGGTGCAGATCATCAATTATCTTGTCGACAATGCAATTAAATTCACTGAATCCGGACAGATTACAATTACAGGTACAAAGGACAATGAGCACAACTGCCTTATAGTTGACATAACGGATAGCGGCATTGGGATAATCGATTCAAAACTGCAAATAATTTTCGAGTCATTCAGTCAGGCAGATGGCTCAAACTCCAGACCGTATAACGGTCTCGGCCTTAGCCTAACTCTTGCCCAGAAGCTTACTGAAGCCCTGGGAGGCAAAATCACCGTTAAAAGTGTCATTAATGAAGGCAGCTGCTTCAGTATCATCCTCCCTCTATCGCCAGAAAGTTTCAAATAGCAGATCGGCTACAGTTCATTAGGTAGCCAAACCCATTCCACCATCTTCTTTAAAAACATTTTTCAAATAACATTTGACATCAATCAGCATGTCATTGTCTAATGAATGCAGTCGATTACAATCTGTCAATCTTTATATCAACTGCCACTAACTTACGATTGGAAACCATATGAAAAATCTCTCGTTCACAAAAAACTTGTCACTGCAAAACATCTTATTCGACGAGTATTTCTCTAATTTTTGCAACATCACTATCGTTGCCTATAACTACGACGGAAACGGCAATGCCTTATGTGAGTGCGACGGCGCAATTACTGAGCTTGAGGCTGACACAGTTAAAAAAATTATATTTGGAGCACCTAAAATCTCTGTCGAGAACTACCTGAAAAGTATCTTTGATCCCGACTCACTGGCCGATTTTAAAGGTACCACTGAAGGACACCTCAAATTTAACCTGCCAGAGCTCAAAAAACTTAAAAAATACGACGTACTAAATCTGGCAAAAACCACATTGAAAACGTTCTCTGCCTATTCAGATGACACCCTACACTATTATACTAGGACTGAAAAACCGGCTTCTGCTGCCGCATGTCAAACCTGCAGCACTGCCTTATACGCTAACACTAAGAGTAAGGTATTCCACAAAACCGACTGTAAAAGCTTTAACTCAATCACCTGTACTTCACTTTTCAATTCACATTCAGAAGCTGTTAGTGCAGGTTTTAAACCCTGTAGAATCTGCAAACCATAACACTGTTTTCATTCCGGCACCTATGGCCGTGATATTACCAAACAAACTTAATGCTTACCTGGCCCTATAGATATCACCTGAGTACACGTCTTCGTCTGCGTCGCTCCCTCTACGAGGTGTTGCGCGACCAGTTGGACAATAATCTCGCTAAAATTGCCCTCATTGACTCGTACCGTAATTTCTGCCAAGCTGGTATTCCCTACCCCTTCGTACTTAAACGCGAGTTAAAACCACGAGCTCGCGTTGCAGAACAAGAGTTTGCCATGCAGAACCATTTCTTTATTATATTCTGCGAAGGAACCGTACCCAACAACTTTAAAAAATTTCTCCGTTTCTTTGATTCAAACAAAGTAACCAAGGAGACCATTGAACAACTTCCATATATTTCGCTCAACAAGACATATACGAACAACCTTCGGTACTTCAACAACCCTGGCTTTGTCAATTTTGTCGATACTATCAGGCCCGTTGACTATGCCTTGCTTATCCAGAACGACCCATCAATCAAAAAAGAAAATCGCTATATGATGACGCATTTTCACGTGCGGGTAGACTGGCCGATTGACGAAGCGACAGAGGATATGGCTTTAAGCCTGCGCTATATTGCCAAAGATTTATATGAACGTGGCGAAAAATACGCAGAACATCTCCATCATAAACTTTTTGAAAATTACGGATTTCATCACTCGGTAGGAGGACGGAGAACTGCGGCTGTTGTTGCTGCCCAATTATTAAAGAAAATGAACTTTATTTCAACTATCTACGTCGCCAGTGCAGAGGCGAGAACACTGACCAGAATAAGTGAGCGTGGTGTTAGCAAGTATGTACTCATTCGCGTTCCATTAGGAGATATGTTTCAAC is a window encoding:
- a CDS encoding AsmA-like C-terminal domain-containing protein; translated protein: MRKRTALLLLLVIALTALYFTPKLLNQKHFQDRITRDLITTYGLDCRFAAIRWHWLPFPALYIEHFESKSDLFTLEVPLIQLTPRLKFIFDDKGQLGRIKLIKPVLHFKHLPTADNIRSKSAIPDLNFAISEGSITLPRIDTIGGTNISLQPLEITDFNLKIKSTSNRLKFNGNFQSSFSDKIEAIGRIDLNKKYYRLDLSANETNIAPLFNQADKNYQINDSRISLRMHCEGLGKDNFKLNFSEINTPFSLTAYGESYKIRSIGNVAFTKLANEFFFEFDRFDFEDPAASFSGKVSKRNNSLQKEPEWTLDISGNDIDLASVRTRILSLWPENETATTTCSVVRGGFAKTARYIFKGPTTDFEYLDKMKIWAEAVDVPLYISDIGLAIDRASGPISIINGYLAGKNLMADIGSTHGKKASLWLDLIEQDDAFYLDINLDADLQDLQDVLGIIIEDDAFQNELCQFSEISGRAKGNLTLGNTLGNVETTVQISYLSAAGFYDRLPWPFKLDGRKLDILPDKVVWDDFQAQVGGQTIKKTSGSVEWANEISIQVTELDATANLETLFDQSFLQVNTGKAYLKNALHEVITAITGVADFSNTQFSGPALYPEKWKFETAFVLNNTTIHSPYLPPAIVSEIVQGTLSSKQVRFSGIFNSFDQNLFMSGTYSHTLLDNWHGRIDLNGIVKPKLGQWLRSTGWIPDEFFPRLPLTLNNFQIANTAPSFDSFHLNGEIIAQINQSDTKSMLIDISKQKNISLSSLNFNDGVMQGKITYLDQSKSGRSLLTWQGGITMKTLDSFFEKNIFKEGQINGVFSQLSTKKPTKDTTYAGYLEINDLSWNYLPDTPPLIARNIRLNGEGNTIQLKQFTSEIEGDTLDAKGQITHSTDKFLLDISLHSENLTFNKIKTAFDLHKEFIKKNLQPTNSNGLLSQEEHTDFIDQLSGKLDFDFFRLNYIKQPADTESLPSQPPHVYTWKNPYGTISFDSGDIKLQFFPSDLCGMKMSATYYNGDNESKSFFDFISGTDEINFEEFLPCMGQQKSIIKGPFKIKGHIEGFPGNWNTGDLSLTSEGGIIKKMNILSNIFSVINFTELFAWGEPPDIDGKGLMYSDLVLKSYIDKNTLVLERAVLKGKGVNLTGRGSIDLADNEFNTDLTFFVAPFKMIDNVITNVPLVGKAIGGEKESIFTFPVGVSGPLANPETTALQPSAVGSAAVEFILDTLTLPFRIFIPDLTKNKRPIPIDAEPINE
- a CDS encoding response regulator translates to MPNKRILAIDDEPSIIYSIKKALSLLPYELHSASNGFEAINMLKHLVPDLILLDLSMPQMNGIEFLKAINLKPDDPYAVIILTGHGNDDEMRQCYELGAHFFFRKPFGITDLTCLVERCTRFKDLERESINYRHYLEESVENQNSYISKLSLALDSSSTSIIMTNDEFKVTYINRSYSTKSGFSLHDIQGEDISRLFASENRPQFADIKQQLLSGNAWKGELQSLSTNGRTFWVALSISPIKDPVSKITNFILIQDDISVLKEVEIEKKLLAQLAEQHRQDKLNFSNNMSHEFLTPIHIISTTATVLELKITDKSLHKYVDYIHKAVDDLTSSTIRILDLKRLNSQMLRPNLSEVSLKSLFNHITHSQMPKAAAKNLQLSYTLEENTPEQFITDEIFLVQIINYLVDNAIKFTESGQITITGTKDNEHNCLIVDITDSGIGIIDSKLQIIFESFSQADGSNSRPYNGLGLSLTLAQKLTEALGGKITVKSVINEGSCFSIILPLSPESFK